The Alnus glutinosa chromosome 7, dhAlnGlut1.1, whole genome shotgun sequence genome includes a region encoding these proteins:
- the LOC133872927 gene encoding L-type lectin-domain containing receptor kinase IV.1-like gives MQNIAMLSNLVFLLPLLISSVASEDTSFTCVGFKSANLSLDGIAEITSTGLLRLTDDTRQQKGHAFYPSPVSFKKSSNGTVSSFSTTFVFAINSEYHTLSGHGIAFVIAPTRGLPGALPSQYLGLFSGRNNGNATNHVVAIELDTIQNDEFADINDNHVGIDINGLKSEKSAGVGYYADGNGEFRTLSLISGERMQVWVEYDGVEKQINVTLAPLNVGKPKIPLLSLSRDLSPIIGNNMYVGLSSSTGSLMTAHYVLGWSFKMNGQAPELLISQLPKLPPISGGIERSKFLTIGLPVIIVSLVLVAISGVVYVIRRKRKFEELLEDWELDYGPQRFKYKDLFVATKGFREKELLGRGGFGMVYRGVLPTSKIEIAVKRISHESRQGMREFVAEIVSMGRLRHRNLVPLLGYCRRKRELLLVYDYMPSGSLDKYLFHQPKLTLGWSQRFEIIKGVASGLFYLHEGWEQVVVHRDVKASNVMLDGELNAKLGDFGLARFYDRGSDPQTTNVVGTIGYIAPEHSRSGMATTSTDVFAFGAFLLEVACGRRPIEPRWRTEDVILVDWVFSQWNGGEILKASDSNLGTDYVAEEVELVLKLGLMCSSSEASARPSMRQVVEFLEGDVPLPELPSAGICASGLTFAMSSSAAPMDKVFTHLSSVEESVLSGGR, from the coding sequence ATGCAAAATATAGCCATGTTGTCCAACCTAGTATTCCTTTTGCCTCTCCTAATCAGCTCTGTAGCCTCCGAAGATACAAGCTTCACCTGCGTCGGGTTTAAATCGGCAAATCTAAGCTTAGACGGCATAGCCGAAATCACTTCTACAGGCCTTTTGAGGCTCACCGATGACACCAGACAGCAAAAGGGTCATGCTTTCTACCCCTCTCCAGTAAGCTTCAAGAAATCGTCGAATGGCACCGTTTCCTCCTTCTCTACGACCTTTGTATTTGCTATCAATTCTGAATATCACACTTTGAGCGGTCATGGAATTGCTTTCGTGATTGCTCCCACAAGAGGGCTCCCAGGAGCTCTGCCAAGCCAGTACCTTGGCCTTTTCAGTGGTAGAAACAATGGTAATGCCACCAATCATGTTGTCGCCATAGAGCTCGATACCATCCAGAACGACGAGTTTGCTGACATCAATGATAACCATGTTGGGATTGATATAAATGGGTTGAAGTCCGAGAAATCTGCTGGCGTAGGATATTATGCTGATGGCAATGGGGAGTTTAGGACTCTGAGCCTTATAAGTGGCGAGCGAATGCAAGTTTGGGTGGAATATGATGGTGTCGAGAAGCAAATCAATGTTACTTTAGCTCCACTTAATGTCGGTAAACCCAAAATTCCGCTATTGTCTTTGTCCCGCGATCTTTCACCTATCATTGGCAACAACATGTATGTCGGCTTGTCGTCCTCAACTGGTTCACTCATGACAGCCCATTATGTTTTGGGTTGGAGCTTTAAGATGAATGGCCAGGCTCCAGAACTTCTCATCTCTCAACTTCCCAAGCTGCCTCCGATATCAGGAGGTATAGAGAGATCCAAATTTTTGACAATTGGGTTGCCTGTGATAATTGTTAGTTTAGTCTTGGTAGCAATTTCAGGCGTAGTTTATGTCATAAGAAGGAAGAGGAAGTTTGAAGAATTGCTGGAAGACTGGGAGCTTGACTATGGGCCTCAGAGATTCAAATACAAAGATCTTTTTGTTGCCACGAAAGGATTTAGGGAGAAAGAGCTATTGGGTAGGGGTGGATTTGGTATGGTATATAGAGGTGTACTACCTACCTCCAAAATTGAGATTGCCGTGAAGAGGATCTCCCATGAATCTCGGCAGGGAATGAGAGAATTTGTTGCAGAAATTGTTAGTATGGGTCGGCTTCGTCACAGGAATTTAGTACCACTCTTGGGGTATTGCCGACGAAAGAGAGAGTTGCTTTTGGTGTATGACTACATGCCCAGTGGCAGCCTAGACAAGTACCTCTTTCACCAACCTAAGCTCACTCTGGGCTGGAGCCAGAGATTTGAAATCATAAAAGGTGTGGCATCGGGGCTGTTTTATCTACACGAAGGATGGGAGCAAGTTGTTGTTCACAGAGATGTCAAGGCTAGTAATGTCATGCTAGATGGTGAACTGAATGCTAAATTAGGAGACTTCGGTCTTGCAAGGTTTTATGACCGTGGAAGTGACCCTCAAACGACCAATGTGGTTGGAACCATTGGGTATATTGCGCCAGAGCATAGTCGAAGCGGCATGGCCACAACAAGCACCGATGTGTTTGCCTTCGGGGCGTTTTTGCTTGAGGTTGCTTGTGGAAGAAGACCAATAGAGCCGCGGTGGCGAACAGAGGATGTCATTTTGGTTGATTGGGTGTTTTCTCAATGGAATGGAGGCGAAATTCTCAAGGCAAGTGATTCAAATTTGGGTACAGATTATGTAGCAGAGGAAGTAGAGTTGGTATTAAAACTTGGGTTGATGTGCTCTAGTTCAGAGGCTTCTGCCCGGCCAAGCATGCGGCAAGTTGTGGAGTTCTTGGAGGGGGATGTTCCTCTTCCGGAGTTACCATCGGCTGGTATTTGTGCCAGCGGCTTAACGTTTGCCATGTCTTCCTCGGCGGCTCCGATGGATAAGGTCTTCACGCATTTGTCTTCCGTTGAAGAGTCGGTTCTCTCGGGAGGTCGTTGa